One region of Marivirga arenosa genomic DNA includes:
- the fahA gene encoding fumarylacetoacetase: MTYKANNPALKSWVEVPKDSDFPIQNLPYGIFSTAEKSARAGVAIGNHILDLTEIQSAQLFNDLNLPDRIFDKAVLNDFMDLGKKITISVRERISELLQVDNQELQSNDQLKAKALVPMEKATMHLPIQVGDYTDFYSSESHATNVGTMFRDPDNALLPNWKHIPVGYHGRASSIVISGTPLHRPKGQTIAQDAEKPDFGPAKLVDFELEMAFITCGENELGDSISTEEAEEHIFGFTLFNDWSARDIQKWEYVPLGPFLAKNFGSSMSPWIVTMEALEPFRIAGPKQEPEVLPYLKFTGDYHFDIDLQVGIKPKDSEEKVVTNSNFKYMYWNVVQQLAHQTVNGCNINTGDVYASGTISGNDPSSYGSMLEISWRGTKPVEMPDGSVRKFINDHDTVIMRGHGEKNGVRIGFGEVRTELLPAK; encoded by the coding sequence ATGACGTATAAAGCGAATAATCCAGCTTTAAAAAGCTGGGTGGAAGTACCAAAAGACTCAGATTTCCCTATTCAAAACCTACCTTATGGTATATTTTCTACTGCTGAAAAATCAGCGCGCGCAGGTGTAGCAATAGGAAATCATATTTTGGACTTAACTGAAATTCAATCCGCGCAATTATTCAATGATCTGAATTTACCAGACAGAATTTTTGACAAAGCAGTGTTGAATGATTTCATGGATTTAGGTAAAAAAATCACCATTTCTGTAAGAGAGAGAATTTCAGAGCTTCTTCAAGTTGATAATCAAGAACTTCAATCGAATGACCAACTAAAAGCTAAGGCCTTAGTTCCAATGGAAAAAGCCACTATGCATTTACCTATTCAGGTTGGCGATTATACAGATTTTTATTCATCAGAATCACATGCGACTAATGTAGGTACTATGTTTCGTGATCCTGATAATGCATTATTACCGAACTGGAAACACATCCCGGTAGGTTATCATGGCAGAGCCTCTTCTATTGTGATTTCAGGTACTCCTTTACACAGACCAAAAGGTCAAACGATTGCTCAAGATGCAGAAAAACCAGATTTTGGGCCGGCTAAATTAGTTGATTTCGAATTGGAAATGGCATTTATCACATGTGGTGAAAATGAATTAGGAGATTCAATTTCTACAGAAGAGGCAGAAGAGCATATATTTGGCTTTACCTTATTTAATGATTGGTCTGCAAGAGATATTCAAAAATGGGAATATGTACCACTAGGCCCATTTCTTGCGAAGAATTTTGGTTCTTCTATGTCACCTTGGATTGTTACGATGGAAGCATTAGAACCCTTTAGAATAGCAGGTCCAAAACAAGAACCTGAAGTTCTACCCTACTTAAAATTTACAGGAGATTACCATTTTGACATTGACCTTCAAGTAGGAATCAAACCGAAAGATTCAGAAGAAAAAGTAGTAACGAATTCCAACTTTAAATACATGTACTGGAATGTAGTACAACAATTAGCCCATCAAACGGTGAATGGTTGTAATATCAATACTGGTGATGTTTACGCTTCAGGTACTATCAGCGGAAATGATCCTTCCTCTTATGGTTCTATGCTTGAAATTAGTTGGAGAGGAACAAAACCTGTTGAAATGCCTGATGGATCAGTACGTAAATTCATCAATGATCATGACACTGTGATTATGCGAGGCCATGGAGAAAAGAATGGTGTAAGAATTGGTTTTGGTGAAGTTAGAACTGAATTACTTCCTGCGAAGTAA
- a CDS encoding valine--tRNA ligase has translation MSLATKYNPSDIEDKWYKHWMEQKFFASKPDPKKEPYTIVIPPPNVTGVLHMGHMMNNTIQDVLIRRARMQGKEACWVPGMDHASIATEAKVVKMLKEKGINKNEITRDEFMKHAWEWKEKYGGIILQQLKKLGASCDWDRERFTMEEDMSAAVIEVFVDLYKKGYIYRGTRMVNWDPEGKTALADDEVNFKEVNGKLYHIRYQIEGSDDYLVIATTRPETIMADAAICINPNDDRFHHLKGKKAIIPLINKAIPIVEDDYVDMEFGTGCLKVTPAHDINDHEIGLRHNLEVIDIIDDNGKLNEKAQILVGEDRFVARKKIAKLLKEVDQLEKEEDYTNNVGHSERTDAVIEPKLSTQWFVKMEELVKPAYENVMNDNIKLIPPKFKNTYKHWMENVRDWCISRQLWWGQRIPAYFLPDGDFVVAENADKALQLAKEKSGNQDLKIEDLKQDEDVLDTWFSSWLWPISVFDGFKDPDNEDFNYYYPTNDLVTGPDILFFWVARMIIAGYEFKGELPFKNVYLTGIVRDEKGRKMSKQLGNSPDALALIDKHGADGVRVGLLLSAAAGNDLLFEEKLCEQGWNFGNKIWNAFRLIEGLEVTEKDTPIEAMKAIDWFEARFQDALREINDHFSKFRISDALMTTYKLIWDDFCSYYLEIVKPPYGEAIDKNSYEATIKFFEDILTILHPFMPFLTEEIWHQITERDAKDCVIVNHWPIEKDYDKSILGDLKLTFELVSQIRNIRASKGISPKDALKLFVKTNDEMIYQEYISVINKLANIESLEFTNTKIDQAVSFFIGSDECFVPMEGAIDVEKEKEEIQKELDYTKGFLKSVQKKLENERFVSNAPEKVVEMEKKKQADAEARIKTLEESLANLG, from the coding sequence ATGTCACTGGCAACAAAATACAACCCTTCTGATATAGAAGACAAATGGTATAAACACTGGATGGAACAAAAATTCTTTGCTTCAAAACCAGATCCGAAAAAAGAGCCTTACACCATTGTTATTCCACCGCCAAATGTCACTGGTGTATTACATATGGGGCATATGATGAATAACACGATTCAGGATGTTTTGATTCGAAGAGCCAGGATGCAAGGAAAAGAAGCATGTTGGGTGCCGGGTATGGACCATGCTTCTATTGCCACCGAAGCTAAAGTAGTAAAGATGTTGAAAGAGAAGGGCATCAATAAAAATGAAATCACAAGAGATGAATTCATGAAACATGCCTGGGAATGGAAAGAAAAATATGGTGGTATTATCCTACAACAGCTCAAAAAGCTAGGTGCCTCTTGTGACTGGGATCGTGAGCGATTCACCATGGAAGAAGATATGTCAGCGGCTGTAATTGAGGTTTTTGTTGATCTTTACAAAAAGGGATACATCTACAGAGGAACCAGAATGGTAAACTGGGATCCTGAAGGAAAAACTGCCTTAGCCGATGATGAAGTAAACTTTAAAGAGGTAAATGGTAAGCTTTACCACATCCGGTATCAAATTGAAGGTAGTGATGATTATTTGGTTATCGCCACTACTCGACCAGAAACAATTATGGCGGATGCTGCCATCTGTATCAACCCAAATGATGATAGATTCCATCATCTGAAAGGTAAAAAAGCAATCATTCCATTAATTAATAAAGCCATTCCAATTGTGGAAGATGATTATGTTGATATGGAATTTGGAACAGGTTGCTTAAAAGTTACCCCTGCTCATGATATTAATGATCACGAAATTGGTTTACGCCATAATTTAGAAGTAATTGACATTATTGATGATAATGGTAAGCTAAATGAAAAAGCTCAAATCCTAGTTGGCGAAGATCGTTTTGTAGCCAGGAAGAAAATTGCCAAGCTTTTAAAAGAAGTTGATCAATTAGAGAAAGAAGAAGATTATACCAATAATGTTGGTCATTCTGAAAGAACAGATGCAGTTATTGAGCCGAAACTCTCTACACAATGGTTTGTGAAAATGGAGGAATTGGTAAAGCCTGCCTATGAGAATGTGATGAATGATAACATCAAACTAATTCCACCTAAGTTTAAAAACACCTACAAACATTGGATGGAAAATGTAAGAGATTGGTGTATCTCACGTCAGTTATGGTGGGGACAAAGAATACCAGCTTATTTTCTTCCGGATGGTGATTTTGTAGTGGCAGAAAATGCTGATAAAGCTTTACAATTAGCGAAAGAGAAATCAGGCAATCAAGACTTAAAAATCGAAGATTTAAAACAAGATGAGGATGTTTTAGATACTTGGTTTAGCTCTTGGCTGTGGCCAATCTCTGTTTTTGACGGTTTCAAAGATCCCGATAATGAAGATTTCAATTACTATTACCCTACCAATGATTTGGTAACGGGTCCTGATATTCTGTTTTTCTGGGTAGCCCGTATGATCATAGCCGGCTATGAATTTAAGGGAGAACTACCTTTCAAAAATGTGTACCTGACTGGAATTGTTAGAGATGAAAAAGGCAGAAAAATGTCTAAGCAATTAGGCAATTCTCCTGATGCCTTAGCCTTGATTGATAAGCATGGTGCTGATGGCGTTAGAGTTGGGTTATTGCTTTCTGCGGCTGCCGGAAATGATTTATTATTTGAAGAAAAGCTTTGCGAACAAGGATGGAATTTCGGTAATAAAATATGGAATGCCTTTAGATTAATTGAAGGATTAGAAGTTACCGAAAAGGATACTCCAATTGAAGCCATGAAAGCAATCGATTGGTTTGAAGCTCGATTCCAGGATGCTTTAAGAGAAATCAATGATCATTTTAGCAAATTCAGAATTTCTGATGCTTTAATGACTACCTATAAATTGATCTGGGATGATTTCTGTTCTTACTATCTAGAAATCGTAAAACCACCATATGGAGAAGCTATAGATAAAAATTCTTATGAGGCTACGATCAAATTCTTCGAAGATATCTTAACTATACTTCATCCATTTATGCCTTTCCTTACGGAGGAGATTTGGCATCAAATTACTGAAAGAGATGCTAAGGATTGTGTAATTGTGAATCACTGGCCAATAGAAAAGGATTATGACAAGTCTATATTAGGAGATTTGAAATTAACATTTGAATTAGTTTCACAGATTAGAAATATAAGAGCTTCGAAAGGTATTTCTCCAAAAGACGCTTTAAAGTTATTTGTGAAGACTAATGACGAAATGATTTATCAAGAGTATATCTCTGTTATTAACAAACTAGCAAATATTGAATCACTAGAGTTCACCAATACTAAAATTGATCAAGCTGTTAGTTTCTTTATTGGATCAGATGAGTGTTTCGTTCCTATGGAAGGTGCCATTGATGTTGAAAAAGAGAAGGAAGAAATTCAAAAAGAGCTTGATTACACTAAAGGTTTCCTTAAAAGTGTACAAAAGAAGCTTGAAAATGAAAGATTTGTGAGTAATGCCCCAGAAAAAGTGGTTGAAATGGAGAAGAAAAAACAAGCAGATGCTGAAGCCAGAATAAAAACCCTTGAGGAAAGCCTTGCCAATTTAGGTTGA
- a CDS encoding T9SS type A sorting domain-containing protein, protein MKKFLFSILFFVGLTSISFSQSVGDFQTRQSGNWNDSDTWEEWTGSSWDNTANTPTSADGVISILNSHIITISASVTTDQTYIKSGGQITINSGNVFTAAAGPGDDLTIESGGILQNNGTLTIQRIVSPPPPRLGLIRVLGTLIQNSGASISNAATSSLLFGANSIYRHNQDAGTIPTSTWNISSTVEITGVVNVKPSGLGQSFGNFRWDCSSQGAFVDLEGALTTVNGDFTMLDNAFWGVYLSSVTDYTMNVGGDFRVSGGTAYLGFNSANIGNLVIGGDLIFENGAFIDHSFDGDINFDISGNVLYNNASVNIGYGGSSTVTYNINGDLTISSSTISNQSASNGLINFIGSGNQNISGVIDFGNFDFIIGSNSNVIIPDGSYLSGAVSLTTNTGGKLTVGSVAANGAIQTGTTSGNIRVSGTRTFNSGSTIEYNGTATQALGNGFPSSGVNLIVNNTGGGVNMNSDVTIASGRTLTLTEGTLNIGDGNLLTLNGNVVTTNGGISGGALSDLTIGGTGAFGTLGFVGTQELRNFTINRTSSGTIILGGDLTVLGDLTQTDGDLLLNGNQLTINSNYSQAGGSLISNSASSLIVNGAGTLPTSLSFSGDINTITLNRALATLNTGASGFTLSNLNLYSGTLDGTAISIADGGFVERRASGSLTNALIPTGTYSLLYNNSSLMTSGPELHPTAINDLTKTGTSTLTVASDFDVNGVLTLSNGAFDAGANIISLNGDFVSNAASTLTSATVTFDGTTNLSGGTAPTFGNITVNGVFNPTSNLNVNGDITNNGTLNSSGGLLTLNGTSILGGANPITINDLTIGASGDVTANAAADLQINGNFTNNGLFDGNSGTVVFGGTTTISGSVPNFASIRVDGTLNAPASLNINGDFTVNGTFNDNDGIINLTDGNIAGGSAFNIHTLNANGAINNNNTGGVNIEDGITIGASTTFDLDGGGSGVMTLLSTPSKDAFIGEVPSGSSISGNINIQRAIYTVGGDGRGYHIVGFPATGVTVADIQEEISITGPFTGSSACPTAGCTYSIYAYNEAAAGAGVFDDGYTGFPASGNGESFTNGEGYYIFNYAGEPSSGIIEGNGAVFSGNFSTTLSRGASADAGWHMVSNPYPAATDWSQWDASNIAGGTAYLYNPGSGNYIALDGLTQQLIGQGQGFFVRAISNGVSLSTTEASKVTGTTPTYYRTLPQERFEIILKTPDYDDITIVSFNQNATDNYEPKYDAVRLLNTYETISTLTEDNEMVKVNRLAPVTNSSNCSRSIKLNLEQMVVGDDYALDFTGISTVSTQELILKDNFLATESIITDNLVYNFQVADEVASKGSDRFEIILNSNQPSQISTVSDDVCPQQNATIVLQNTESFVNYLISKGDEVVASVEGNGADANVDISTELLASSINDFTIQAFVSGCDTTNVGNAQVQVYDELILNQEVSGSSICSYDNQASFSIKTQLGANYYILDGQDTLQSVNGTGGIYDGFISVKDLNSGLNEFTIAAEKDACQSGTLQSTLEIKYQDLVIDENIAFESNDICIDNSASIDFTGQSGVTYSVFQNGSLITNIEGDGTNQSIIIDKTELSSGSNEFTMKASYGSCSEFEFSDKVIINVEEEIVPDLDITNANSCGSGVASVIINNAQNGKTYTFVSGEEAIVSKQASQDGELIIEVPVTSLTTGLNQFDILIEGQNCTSLNANQVASVNYVESAIIDQVDDYSICLNETLTIDLSANVDMDNYQLFLGDELLAETNEARISISPEETTTYTLTGSTTNSCEVNSINFTVEVTNISKPGILAFNNVLESSIEGDSYQWYLNGESLEDETNKLIVVSEKGDYEVVVTQVNCSATSDVYTFDQEILKANELLENSINLYPNPVSEKIFIDLNTINSVNITIFTLEGKFIDSFKLEKSQTELDMTKYSNGTYLMQFESDKGSITKRIIKQ, encoded by the coding sequence ATGAAGAAATTTTTATTTTCTATATTGTTTTTTGTTGGGCTTACTTCAATATCGTTTTCTCAAAGTGTAGGAGATTTCCAAACTCGCCAATCAGGAAATTGGAATGATAGCGATACTTGGGAAGAGTGGACGGGCTCTAGTTGGGATAATACAGCTAATACGCCTACAAGTGCTGATGGTGTTATATCTATTTTGAACTCTCATATAATTACAATATCAGCTTCTGTTACAACAGATCAAACATATATTAAGTCTGGTGGCCAAATTACAATAAATTCAGGCAATGTATTCACAGCAGCTGCTGGTCCTGGAGATGACTTAACAATAGAATCTGGAGGAATACTTCAAAACAATGGAACATTGACAATTCAAAGGATTGTTAGCCCTCCACCACCAAGACTTGGGTTAATAAGGGTTTTAGGTACGTTAATTCAAAACTCGGGAGCTTCAATCTCTAATGCAGCTACATCTTCTTTATTATTTGGTGCCAATAGTATTTATCGACATAATCAAGATGCTGGAACTATCCCAACATCCACATGGAACATTTCTTCAACAGTTGAAATTACTGGAGTCGTAAATGTTAAACCATCAGGATTAGGACAGTCTTTCGGTAATTTCAGATGGGACTGCTCTTCTCAAGGAGCATTTGTTGATTTAGAAGGGGCATTGACCACGGTAAATGGTGATTTTACAATGTTGGATAACGCTTTTTGGGGCGTTTATTTATCATCGGTGACTGACTACACAATGAATGTTGGAGGAGATTTTAGAGTAAGTGGTGGTACTGCATATTTAGGATTTAATAGTGCAAATATTGGTAATTTAGTTATAGGTGGGGATTTGATTTTTGAAAATGGTGCATTTATAGATCATAGTTTCGATGGAGATATAAATTTTGATATATCTGGAAATGTTCTTTATAATAATGCATCTGTTAATATTGGCTATGGTGGATCTTCTACAGTGACATATAATATTAATGGCGATCTAACCATATCTTCAAGTACTATTTCAAATCAATCTGCAAGTAATGGATTAATTAATTTTATTGGTTCGGGTAATCAAAATATTAGCGGAGTAATTGATTTTGGTAATTTTGATTTTATTATTGGAAGTAATTCAAATGTAATAATACCAGATGGTAGTTATTTAAGCGGTGCAGTAAGTTTGACTACTAATACAGGTGGAAAACTAACTGTAGGGTCTGTTGCTGCTAACGGTGCAATACAAACTGGAACAACTTCGGGAAATATCAGAGTCTCAGGAACTAGAACTTTCAATTCGGGTTCTACAATCGAATACAATGGAACAGCAACTCAAGCTCTGGGTAATGGCTTTCCATCCTCAGGAGTAAATTTAATTGTTAATAACACAGGAGGCGGAGTAAACATGAATTCAGATGTAACCATTGCTTCAGGCCGAACTTTAACACTCACAGAAGGAACCCTTAATATTGGCGATGGAAATTTATTAACACTTAATGGTAATGTAGTCACTACAAATGGAGGTATATCCGGGGGAGCTCTTTCTGATTTAACCATCGGTGGTACAGGAGCATTTGGAACCTTAGGATTTGTAGGTACTCAAGAATTAAGAAATTTCACTATCAATAGAACTTCATCTGGTACAATTATACTAGGAGGAGATTTAACGGTTTTAGGTGATTTAACTCAAACAGATGGAGACTTATTACTTAATGGGAATCAATTAACGATTAATAGTAATTATTCTCAAGCGGGTGGCAGCTTAATATCCAATTCTGCTTCTTCCTTGATCGTGAATGGTGCTGGGACATTACCAACTAGCTTATCATTTTCAGGTGATATTAATACAATTACTTTAAATAGAGCTTTAGCTACTCTTAATACGGGTGCTTCAGGTTTTACCTTATCTAACTTGAACTTATATTCTGGTACGCTTGATGGAACAGCCATAAGCATAGCGGATGGCGGATTTGTTGAAAGAAGAGCTTCAGGATCACTAACTAATGCCCTTATTCCAACAGGAACTTACAGTTTGCTATATAATAATAGTAGTTTGATGACCTCAGGACCTGAATTACATCCCACGGCTATTAACGATTTGACAAAAACAGGAACATCTACCTTAACAGTTGCTAGTGATTTTGATGTAAATGGTGTACTTACATTATCAAATGGAGCATTCGATGCAGGTGCTAACATAATTTCATTAAATGGAGACTTTGTATCTAATGCAGCTTCAACCTTGACTAGTGCTACTGTTACCTTTGATGGGACTACAAATTTATCGGGTGGTACAGCTCCAACTTTTGGTAATATTACAGTTAATGGAGTATTTAACCCTACTTCAAACTTAAATGTTAATGGTGATATAACGAATAATGGCACTTTAAATAGTTCAGGAGGTTTATTGACACTTAATGGAACTTCAATTTTAGGTGGTGCTAATCCAATTACTATAAATGATTTAACAATAGGAGCGAGTGGAGATGTAACTGCAAATGCAGCTGCTGATTTACAAATCAATGGTAATTTTACCAATAATGGTTTGTTTGATGGTAATTCTGGTACTGTTGTCTTTGGGGGTACAACCACTATATCTGGATCAGTTCCTAATTTTGCTAGCATTCGGGTTGATGGCACTTTAAATGCACCAGCTTCCTTAAATATTAACGGTGATTTTACTGTTAATGGTACTTTCAATGATAATGATGGAATTATTAATTTAACAGATGGCAATATTGCGGGCGGTTCTGCTTTTAATATCCATACATTAAATGCAAATGGAGCTATAAACAATAATAATACTGGAGGAGTAAATATTGAAGATGGTATTACAATTGGGGCAAGCACAACTTTTGACCTAGATGGAGGAGGTTCAGGTGTGATGACATTATTATCAACTCCTTCTAAAGATGCTTTTATAGGTGAGGTACCAAGTGGTTCAAGTATATCAGGTAATATCAATATCCAAAGAGCAATTTACACAGTTGGAGGAGATGGAAGAGGTTATCATATTGTGGGCTTTCCTGCCACTGGAGTTACTGTTGCTGATATCCAGGAAGAAATATCTATTACGGGCCCTTTTACCGGTTCTAGTGCTTGTCCAACCGCAGGATGTACGTATTCTATTTATGCGTATAATGAGGCAGCGGCAGGGGCTGGTGTTTTTGATGATGGGTATACTGGTTTTCCCGCTTCTGGAAACGGAGAATCGTTTACGAATGGAGAAGGATATTATATATTTAATTATGCAGGAGAACCTTCGTCTGGAATCATAGAAGGTAATGGTGCTGTTTTCTCAGGTAATTTCTCCACCACCCTATCTAGAGGAGCATCGGCAGATGCAGGTTGGCATATGGTTTCTAATCCTTATCCAGCGGCAACTGATTGGTCCCAATGGGATGCCTCAAATATAGCTGGTGGAACTGCATATTTATATAACCCTGGTTCTGGGAATTATATTGCTTTGGATGGTTTAACTCAGCAATTAATAGGGCAAGGTCAAGGATTCTTTGTAAGAGCCATTAGCAATGGTGTTAGTTTAAGTACAACAGAGGCATCCAAAGTAACGGGTACAACACCTACTTACTATAGAACTTTACCTCAAGAAAGATTTGAGATTATCTTAAAGACACCTGATTATGATGATATAACTATTGTTTCATTTAATCAGAATGCGACAGACAATTACGAACCGAAATACGATGCAGTTAGGTTATTAAATACATATGAGACAATTTCTACTTTAACAGAAGATAATGAAATGGTTAAAGTAAATAGATTAGCTCCGGTAACCAATTCTTCAAATTGTAGCAGATCAATAAAACTGAACTTGGAACAAATGGTAGTAGGAGATGACTATGCATTAGATTTCACTGGAATTAGTACTGTAAGTACTCAAGAATTGATTTTAAAAGATAACTTTCTTGCTACTGAAAGCATTATTACCGATAATTTAGTCTATAACTTTCAGGTAGCGGATGAGGTAGCTTCAAAAGGTTCTGATAGATTTGAAATTATATTAAATTCTAATCAACCGTCACAAATATCAACTGTTAGTGATGATGTTTGTCCTCAGCAAAATGCTACCATTGTACTACAAAATACTGAATCCTTTGTAAACTATTTGATTTCAAAAGGGGATGAAGTTGTAGCTTCTGTTGAAGGAAACGGTGCTGATGCAAATGTTGACATATCAACTGAATTATTAGCAAGTTCAATTAATGATTTTACAATTCAAGCCTTTGTAAGTGGTTGTGATACTACCAATGTTGGAAACGCTCAAGTTCAAGTTTATGATGAATTGATTTTAAATCAAGAAGTAAGTGGTTCTTCAATTTGTAGTTATGATAATCAAGCTTCTTTCAGTATTAAGACTCAATTAGGAGCTAATTATTATATTCTTGATGGGCAAGATACACTGCAATCAGTAAATGGGACAGGTGGTATTTACGATGGCTTTATTTCAGTTAAAGATCTTAACTCAGGTCTTAATGAATTTACGATAGCTGCTGAAAAGGATGCTTGTCAAAGCGGTACTTTACAATCAACATTAGAAATTAAATATCAAGATTTAGTAATTGATGAGAATATTGCTTTTGAATCAAATGATATTTGTATTGATAATTCTGCTTCCATAGATTTCACTGGTCAATCAGGTGTTACTTATAGTGTGTTTCAAAATGGATCATTAATAACCAATATTGAAGGAGATGGTACGAATCAATCTATAATAATTGATAAAACAGAATTGAGTTCAGGATCTAATGAATTTACAATGAAAGCTTCCTATGGTAGCTGTTCAGAGTTCGAATTTAGTGATAAAGTAATCATTAATGTTGAGGAAGAAATTGTTCCAGATCTAGATATCACCAATGCGAATAGCTGTGGTAGTGGAGTGGCATCTGTCATAATTAATAACGCACAGAACGGTAAAACCTATACCTTTGTATCAGGAGAAGAAGCCATTGTTTCAAAGCAAGCTTCCCAAGATGGTGAATTAATCATTGAAGTACCTGTCACTAGTTTAACTACAGGCTTGAATCAATTCGATATTTTAATTGAAGGACAAAATTGTACATCCTTAAATGCAAATCAGGTAGCTTCGGTAAATTATGTTGAATCTGCTATTATTGATCAAGTTGATGATTACAGTATATGTTTAAATGAAACCTTAACCATTGATTTGTCGGCTAATGTGGACATGGATAATTATCAGTTATTTTTAGGTGATGAATTATTAGCTGAAACAAATGAAGCTAGAATATCTATATCTCCAGAGGAAACAACTACTTATACCTTAACGGGTTCTACAACAAATAGCTGTGAAGTAAATTCAATAAACTTCACAGTTGAAGTGACTAATATTTCTAAACCAGGTATTTTAGCTTTCAATAATGTTTTAGAAAGCTCAATAGAAGGAGATTCCTATCAATGGTACCTGAATGGAGAATCATTAGAGGATGAAACCAACAAATTGATAGTAGTTTCAGAAAAAGGTGATTATGAGGTAGTAGTAACGCAAGTTAATTGTTCTGCTACAAGTGATGTTTATACTTTCGATCAGGAAATTTTAAAAGCTAATGAATTGCTGGAAAATTCAATCAATCTTTACCCGAATCCAGTAAGTGAAAAAATCTTTATTGATTTAAATACTATTAATTCAGTAAATATTACTATTTTCACCCTTGAAGGTAAGTTTATTGATAGTTTTAAATTAGAAAAATCTCAAACTGAATTGGATATGACTAAATATTCAAATGGTACTTATTTAATGCAGTTTGAATCCGATAAAGGGAGTATCACGAAAAGAATAATTAAGCAGTAA